Proteins co-encoded in one Cuculus canorus isolate bCucCan1 chromosome 22, bCucCan1.pri, whole genome shotgun sequence genomic window:
- the ZBTB8OS gene encoding protein archease isoform X2, producing MLHAWGDTLEEAFEQCVMAMFGYMTDIETVEPLDTVEVEAEGHDMLSLLFHFLDEWLYKFSANEFFIPREVKVLHIDRVQFKIRSIGWGEEFSLAKHPQGTEVKAITYSAMQICEDEKPEVFVIIDI from the exons AT GCTCCATGCCTGGGGGGACACTTTGGAAGAGGCGTTTGAGCAGTGCGTCATGGCCATGTTTGGCTACATGACGGATATAGAAACCGTGGAGCCTCTGGATACCGTGGAGGTGGAGGCAGAAG GACATGACATGTTGTCTCTTCTCTTCCACTTCCTGGATGAGTGGCTGTATAAATTCAGCGCTAATGAGTTCTTTATACCCAGG gaaGTGAAAGTGCTTCACATTGACCGAGTGCAATTCAAAATCAGATCGATTGG gtgGGGAGAAGAGTTCTCTTTAGCCAAGCACCCCCAG GGCACAGAGGTCAAGGCCATAACTTACTCCGCCATGCAGATCTGTGAAGATGAAAAGCCAGAAGTCTTTGTCATCATTGATATTTAA
- the ZBTB8OS gene encoding protein archease isoform X1: MAADDRDYNLTAEQKAVKAKYPPLNKKYEYLDHTADVQLHAWGDTLEEAFEQCVMAMFGYMTDIETVEPLDTVEVEAEGHDMLSLLFHFLDEWLYKFSANEFFIPREVKVLHIDRVQFKIRSIGWGEEFSLAKHPQGTEVKAITYSAMQICEDEKPEVFVIIDI; this comes from the exons ATGGCAGCTGACGACAGGGACTACAACCTGACGGCAGAGCAGAAGGCTGTCAAAGCCAAGTACCCACCGCTCAACAAGAAATACGAAT ATCTGGATCACACCGCAGATGTGCA GCTCCATGCCTGGGGGGACACTTTGGAAGAGGCGTTTGAGCAGTGCGTCATGGCCATGTTTGGCTACATGACGGATATAGAAACCGTGGAGCCTCTGGATACCGTGGAGGTGGAGGCAGAAG GACATGACATGTTGTCTCTTCTCTTCCACTTCCTGGATGAGTGGCTGTATAAATTCAGCGCTAATGAGTTCTTTATACCCAGG gaaGTGAAAGTGCTTCACATTGACCGAGTGCAATTCAAAATCAGATCGATTGG gtgGGGAGAAGAGTTCTCTTTAGCCAAGCACCCCCAG GGCACAGAGGTCAAGGCCATAACTTACTCCGCCATGCAGATCTGTGAAGATGAAAAGCCAGAAGTCTTTGTCATCATTGATATTTAA
- the RBBP4 gene encoding histone-binding protein RBBP4 isoform X2 — MADKEAFDDAVEERVINEEYKIWKKNTPFLYDLVMTHALEWPSLTAQWLPDVTRPEGKDFSIHRLVLGTHTSDEQNHLVIASVQLPNDDAQFDASHYDSEKGEFGGFGSVSGKIEIEIKINHEGEVNRARYMPQNPCIIATKTPSSDVLVFDYTKHPSKPDPSGECNPDLRLRGHQKEGYGLSWNPNLSGHLLSASDDHTICLWDISAVPKEGKVVDAKTIFTGHTAVVEDVSWHLLHESLFGSVADDQKLMIWDTRSNNTSKPSHSVDAHTAEVNCLSFNPYSEFILATGSADKTVALWDLRNLKLKLHSFESHKDEIFQVQWSPHNETILASSGTDRRLNVWDLSKIGEEQSPEDAEDGPPELLFIHGGHTAKISDFSWNPNEPWVICSVSEDNIMQVWQMAENIYNDEDPEGSVDPEGQGS, encoded by the exons ATGGCGGACAAGGAAG CCTTTGATGATGCGGTGGAAGAGCGCGTGATCAACGAGGAGTATAAGATATGGAAGAAGAACACCCCCTTCTTGTACGACCTGGTGATGACGCACGCACTGGAGTGGCCCAGCCTGACTGCTCAGTGGCTTCCAGATGTGACCAG GCCCGAGGGCAAAGATTTCAGCATTCACCGGTTGGTCCTGGGCACCCACACTTCAGATGAGCAAAATCACCTGGTGATTGCTAGCGTGCAGCTGCCCAACGATGATGCACAGTTCGATGCCTCACACTATGACAGCGAGAAGGGAG AGTTCGGAGGCTTCGGGTCAGTTAGTGGCAAAATTGAAATTGAAATCAAGATAAACCACGAGGGAGAAGTGAATCGAGCGCGTTACATGCCGCAGAACCCATGCATCATCGCCACGAAGACTCCATCCAGTGACGTCCTTGTCTTTGATTACACCAAACACCCCTCCAAACCAG ACCCATCTGGAGAGTGTAACCCTGACCTGCGCCTGCGTGGGCACCAGAAGGAAGGTTATGGGCTGTCCTGGAACCCTAACCTGAGTGGGCATTTGCTTAGTGCTTCTGATGATCAT acCATTTGCTTATGGGATATTAGTGCTGTTCCGAAAGAAGGCAAAGTGGTGGATGCAAAGACCATCTTCACAGGGCACACAGCAGTGGTGGAAGATGTCTCTTGGCACCTGCTCCACGAATCTCTGTTTGGATCTGTTGCTGATGACCAGAAGCTCATGAT CTGGGATACTCGGTCAAACAACACCTCCAAGCCTAGCCATTCCGTGGACGCTCACACGGCTGAAGTCAACTGTCTCTCTTTCAATCCCTATAGCGAGTTTATTCTGGCGACAGGCTCAGCTGATAAG aCTGTCGCTCTGTGggacctgaggaacctgaaacTGAAGTTGCACTCTTTCGAATCTCATAAAGATGAGATATTTCAG GTTCAGTGGTCTCCCCATAATGAAACCATATTGGCCTCCAGCGGCACCGACCGCCGCCTCAACGTCTGGGACTTGAG TAAAATTGGAGAGGAGCAATCCCCGGAGGATGCTGAGGATGGACCCCCGGAGCTGCTG TTTATTCACGGTGGTCACACTGCAAAGATATCTGATTTCTCCTGGAATCCAAATGAACCCTGGGTAATTTGTTCTGTATCAGAAGACAATATCATGCAAGTCTGGCAAATG GCGGAGAACATCTATAATGATGAAGACCCTGAAGGCAGTGTGGATCCAGAAGGCCAAGGATCCTAG
- the RBBP4 gene encoding histone-binding protein RBBP4 isoform X1, with the protein MADKEAAFDDAVEERVINEEYKIWKKNTPFLYDLVMTHALEWPSLTAQWLPDVTRPEGKDFSIHRLVLGTHTSDEQNHLVIASVQLPNDDAQFDASHYDSEKGEFGGFGSVSGKIEIEIKINHEGEVNRARYMPQNPCIIATKTPSSDVLVFDYTKHPSKPDPSGECNPDLRLRGHQKEGYGLSWNPNLSGHLLSASDDHTICLWDISAVPKEGKVVDAKTIFTGHTAVVEDVSWHLLHESLFGSVADDQKLMIWDTRSNNTSKPSHSVDAHTAEVNCLSFNPYSEFILATGSADKTVALWDLRNLKLKLHSFESHKDEIFQVQWSPHNETILASSGTDRRLNVWDLSKIGEEQSPEDAEDGPPELLFIHGGHTAKISDFSWNPNEPWVICSVSEDNIMQVWQMAENIYNDEDPEGSVDPEGQGS; encoded by the exons ATGGCGGACAAGGAAG cAGCCTTTGATGATGCGGTGGAAGAGCGCGTGATCAACGAGGAGTATAAGATATGGAAGAAGAACACCCCCTTCTTGTACGACCTGGTGATGACGCACGCACTGGAGTGGCCCAGCCTGACTGCTCAGTGGCTTCCAGATGTGACCAG GCCCGAGGGCAAAGATTTCAGCATTCACCGGTTGGTCCTGGGCACCCACACTTCAGATGAGCAAAATCACCTGGTGATTGCTAGCGTGCAGCTGCCCAACGATGATGCACAGTTCGATGCCTCACACTATGACAGCGAGAAGGGAG AGTTCGGAGGCTTCGGGTCAGTTAGTGGCAAAATTGAAATTGAAATCAAGATAAACCACGAGGGAGAAGTGAATCGAGCGCGTTACATGCCGCAGAACCCATGCATCATCGCCACGAAGACTCCATCCAGTGACGTCCTTGTCTTTGATTACACCAAACACCCCTCCAAACCAG ACCCATCTGGAGAGTGTAACCCTGACCTGCGCCTGCGTGGGCACCAGAAGGAAGGTTATGGGCTGTCCTGGAACCCTAACCTGAGTGGGCATTTGCTTAGTGCTTCTGATGATCAT acCATTTGCTTATGGGATATTAGTGCTGTTCCGAAAGAAGGCAAAGTGGTGGATGCAAAGACCATCTTCACAGGGCACACAGCAGTGGTGGAAGATGTCTCTTGGCACCTGCTCCACGAATCTCTGTTTGGATCTGTTGCTGATGACCAGAAGCTCATGAT CTGGGATACTCGGTCAAACAACACCTCCAAGCCTAGCCATTCCGTGGACGCTCACACGGCTGAAGTCAACTGTCTCTCTTTCAATCCCTATAGCGAGTTTATTCTGGCGACAGGCTCAGCTGATAAG aCTGTCGCTCTGTGggacctgaggaacctgaaacTGAAGTTGCACTCTTTCGAATCTCATAAAGATGAGATATTTCAG GTTCAGTGGTCTCCCCATAATGAAACCATATTGGCCTCCAGCGGCACCGACCGCCGCCTCAACGTCTGGGACTTGAG TAAAATTGGAGAGGAGCAATCCCCGGAGGATGCTGAGGATGGACCCCCGGAGCTGCTG TTTATTCACGGTGGTCACACTGCAAAGATATCTGATTTCTCCTGGAATCCAAATGAACCCTGGGTAATTTGTTCTGTATCAGAAGACAATATCATGCAAGTCTGGCAAATG GCGGAGAACATCTATAATGATGAAGACCCTGAAGGCAGTGTGGATCCAGAAGGCCAAGGATCCTAG
- the SYNC gene encoding syncoilin isoform X3: protein MRVFGGGSCRDLMAEPEPPPELQLDEAGASSAPQGAAVGAAPHPDFLRSPLDPAVGVMPTGDGADGEDALLELNEPGPQLDEDAARAKIPLDVDVAGITLDVDADRVEIPLDVDAAGNPLDVEVDRVEIALDVDAAGIPLDVEVERVEIPLDVDAAGIPLDVEIDRVEIPLDVDAAGIPLDVDADGAGTLLYMDTDGAGVPVDADADGAGIPLDTDAEGAGSPLGADGTEHPYLTLEELGDYFQECIEAVEQLEKERDGLIAELSQLREPALQEIRHAHEEIQAACRLLAKVELERDNLKDEIRQIKQKLFKVTKECVACQYQLESRRHDLSQHAAYQGELETQAGQLSSELSQLKETCEKEKEALRQQLEMPPCRQDNLYLQESRRLSMEFESFVAESRRGLEEHYEPQLLRLLERREAGAKALQEMQGQIQGMREALRPLQGEVSRLRLQNRSLEEQIVLVKQKRDEEVGQYREQVEELEDRLKELKNGVQLQQRKNQELEELRTSLHRELSIYKGCLEIYGHLCKSEEKADQDC from the exons ATGCGAGTGTTCGGTGGTGGCAGCTGCAG ggACCTGATGGCAGAGCCCGAGCCCCCTCCGGAGCTGCAGCTGGATGAAGCTGGAGCATCCTCAGCCCCGCAGGGAGCAGCTGTAGGTGCTGCTCCACACCCGGACTTTTTGCGCAGCCCATTAGACCCGGCGGTGGGGGTGATGCCCACTGGAGATGGGGCAGATGGTGAGGACGCTTTGTTGGAGCTAAATGAGCCGGGACCCCAGCTGGATGAGGATGCAGCCAGGGCCAAGATCCCGCTGGATGTGGATGTGGCAGGAATCACGCTGGACGTGGATGCAGACAGAGTAGAGATCCCCCTGGATGTGGATGCAGCAGGAAACCCACTGGATGTGGAGGTAGACAGAGTAGAGATCGCCCTGGATGTGGATGCAGCAGGAATCCCACTGGATGTGGAGGTAGAGAGAGTAGAGATCCCCCTGGATGTGGATGCAGCAGGAATCCCACTGGATGTGGAGATAGACAGAGTAGAGATCCCCCTGGATGTGGATGCAGCAGGAATCCCACTGGATGTGGATGCAGATGGAGCAGGGACCCTTCTGTACATGGACACAGATGGAGCAGGGGTCCCGGTGGATGCGGATGCAGATGGGGCAGGGATCCCACTGGACACGGATGCAGAGGGGGCAGGCAGCCCCCTGGGTGCGGATGGCACGGAGCATCCGTACCTGACCCTGGAAGAGCTCGGGGACTACTTCCAAGAGTGCATCGAAGCTGttgagcagctggagaaagagcGAGACGGCCTGATTGCGGAGCTGAGCCAGCTCCGGGAGCCGGCGCTGCAGGAGATCCGCCATGCCCACGAGGAGATCCAGGCGGCTTGCCGGCTGCTGGCCAAGgtggagctggagagggacaacCTGAAGGATGAGATCCGGCAGATCAAGCAGAAGCTGTTCAAGGTGACGAAGGAGTGCGTGGCCTGCCAGTACCAGCTGGAGAGCCGGCGGCACGACCTCTCCCAGCACGCTGCGTACCAGGGCGAGCTGGAGACCCAGGCCGGGCAGCTCTCCAGCGAACTGTCCCAGCTGAAGGAGACCtgtgagaaggagaaggaggctTTGAGGCAACAGCTGGAGATGCCGCCGTGTCGGCAGGATAACCTGTACCTGCAGGAGAGCCGCCGGCTCTCCATGGAGTTTGAAAGCTTTGTGGCCGAGAGCCGTCGGGGTCTGGAGGAGCACTACGAGCCTCagctgctgcggctgctggaGAGACGCGAGGCGGGGGCGAAGGCActgcaggagatgcaggggCAGATCCAGGGCATGCGGGAAGCCCTGCGGCCCTTGCAGGGCGAGGTCAGCCGTCTGCGGCTGCAGAACCGCAGCCTGGAGGAGCAGATCGTCCTCGTCAAGCAGAAGCGGGATGAAGAAGTTGGGCAGTACCGG GAGCAGGttgaggagctggaggacaggctgaaggagCTGAAGAACGGAGTCCAGCTCCAACAGCGCAAGAACCAAGAACTGGAGGAGCTGCGGACCAGTCTCCACCGGGAGCTCTCCATCTACAA GGGCTGCTTAGAAATCTACGGACACCTTTGCAAATCGGAAGAAAAAGCTGACCAGGACTGCTAG
- the SYNC gene encoding syncoilin isoform X2 codes for MCSAEPEALGSRGARDLMAEPEPPPELQLDEAGASSAPQGAAVGAAPHPDFLRSPLDPAVGVMPTGDGADGEDALLELNEPGPQLDEDAARAKIPLDVDVAGITLDVDADRVEIPLDVDAAGNPLDVEVDRVEIALDVDAAGIPLDVEVERVEIPLDVDAAGIPLDVEIDRVEIPLDVDAAGIPLDVDADGAGTLLYMDTDGAGVPVDADADGAGIPLDTDAEGAGSPLGADGTEHPYLTLEELGDYFQECIEAVEQLEKERDGLIAELSQLREPALQEIRHAHEEIQAACRLLAKVELERDNLKDEIRQIKQKLFKVTKECVACQYQLESRRHDLSQHAAYQGELETQAGQLSSELSQLKETCEKEKEALRQQLEMPPCRQDNLYLQESRRLSMEFESFVAESRRGLEEHYEPQLLRLLERREAGAKALQEMQGQIQGMREALRPLQGEVSRLRLQNRSLEEQIVLVKQKRDEEVGQYREQVEELEDRLKELKNGVQLQQRKNQELEELRTSLHRELSIYKGCLEIYGHLCKSEEKADQDC; via the exons ATGTGCAGCGCAGAGCCGGAGGCGCTGGGCTCCAGGGGAGCAAG ggACCTGATGGCAGAGCCCGAGCCCCCTCCGGAGCTGCAGCTGGATGAAGCTGGAGCATCCTCAGCCCCGCAGGGAGCAGCTGTAGGTGCTGCTCCACACCCGGACTTTTTGCGCAGCCCATTAGACCCGGCGGTGGGGGTGATGCCCACTGGAGATGGGGCAGATGGTGAGGACGCTTTGTTGGAGCTAAATGAGCCGGGACCCCAGCTGGATGAGGATGCAGCCAGGGCCAAGATCCCGCTGGATGTGGATGTGGCAGGAATCACGCTGGACGTGGATGCAGACAGAGTAGAGATCCCCCTGGATGTGGATGCAGCAGGAAACCCACTGGATGTGGAGGTAGACAGAGTAGAGATCGCCCTGGATGTGGATGCAGCAGGAATCCCACTGGATGTGGAGGTAGAGAGAGTAGAGATCCCCCTGGATGTGGATGCAGCAGGAATCCCACTGGATGTGGAGATAGACAGAGTAGAGATCCCCCTGGATGTGGATGCAGCAGGAATCCCACTGGATGTGGATGCAGATGGAGCAGGGACCCTTCTGTACATGGACACAGATGGAGCAGGGGTCCCGGTGGATGCGGATGCAGATGGGGCAGGGATCCCACTGGACACGGATGCAGAGGGGGCAGGCAGCCCCCTGGGTGCGGATGGCACGGAGCATCCGTACCTGACCCTGGAAGAGCTCGGGGACTACTTCCAAGAGTGCATCGAAGCTGttgagcagctggagaaagagcGAGACGGCCTGATTGCGGAGCTGAGCCAGCTCCGGGAGCCGGCGCTGCAGGAGATCCGCCATGCCCACGAGGAGATCCAGGCGGCTTGCCGGCTGCTGGCCAAGgtggagctggagagggacaacCTGAAGGATGAGATCCGGCAGATCAAGCAGAAGCTGTTCAAGGTGACGAAGGAGTGCGTGGCCTGCCAGTACCAGCTGGAGAGCCGGCGGCACGACCTCTCCCAGCACGCTGCGTACCAGGGCGAGCTGGAGACCCAGGCCGGGCAGCTCTCCAGCGAACTGTCCCAGCTGAAGGAGACCtgtgagaaggagaaggaggctTTGAGGCAACAGCTGGAGATGCCGCCGTGTCGGCAGGATAACCTGTACCTGCAGGAGAGCCGCCGGCTCTCCATGGAGTTTGAAAGCTTTGTGGCCGAGAGCCGTCGGGGTCTGGAGGAGCACTACGAGCCTCagctgctgcggctgctggaGAGACGCGAGGCGGGGGCGAAGGCActgcaggagatgcaggggCAGATCCAGGGCATGCGGGAAGCCCTGCGGCCCTTGCAGGGCGAGGTCAGCCGTCTGCGGCTGCAGAACCGCAGCCTGGAGGAGCAGATCGTCCTCGTCAAGCAGAAGCGGGATGAAGAAGTTGGGCAGTACCGG GAGCAGGttgaggagctggaggacaggctgaaggagCTGAAGAACGGAGTCCAGCTCCAACAGCGCAAGAACCAAGAACTGGAGGAGCTGCGGACCAGTCTCCACCGGGAGCTCTCCATCTACAA GGGCTGCTTAGAAATCTACGGACACCTTTGCAAATCGGAAGAAAAAGCTGACCAGGACTGCTAG
- the SYNC gene encoding syncoilin isoform X4: MAEPEPPPELQLDEAGASSAPQGAAVGAAPHPDFLRSPLDPAVGVMPTGDGADGEDALLELNEPGPQLDEDAARAKIPLDVDVAGITLDVDADRVEIPLDVDAAGNPLDVEVDRVEIALDVDAAGIPLDVEVERVEIPLDVDAAGIPLDVEIDRVEIPLDVDAAGIPLDVDADGAGTLLYMDTDGAGVPVDADADGAGIPLDTDAEGAGSPLGADGTEHPYLTLEELGDYFQECIEAVEQLEKERDGLIAELSQLREPALQEIRHAHEEIQAACRLLAKVELERDNLKDEIRQIKQKLFKVTKECVACQYQLESRRHDLSQHAAYQGELETQAGQLSSELSQLKETCEKEKEALRQQLEMPPCRQDNLYLQESRRLSMEFESFVAESRRGLEEHYEPQLLRLLERREAGAKALQEMQGQIQGMREALRPLQGEVSRLRLQNRSLEEQIVLVKQKRDEEVGQYREQVEELEDRLKELKNGVQLQQRKNQELEELRTSLHRELSIYKGCLEIYGHLCKSEEKADQDC, encoded by the exons ATGGCAGAGCCCGAGCCCCCTCCGGAGCTGCAGCTGGATGAAGCTGGAGCATCCTCAGCCCCGCAGGGAGCAGCTGTAGGTGCTGCTCCACACCCGGACTTTTTGCGCAGCCCATTAGACCCGGCGGTGGGGGTGATGCCCACTGGAGATGGGGCAGATGGTGAGGACGCTTTGTTGGAGCTAAATGAGCCGGGACCCCAGCTGGATGAGGATGCAGCCAGGGCCAAGATCCCGCTGGATGTGGATGTGGCAGGAATCACGCTGGACGTGGATGCAGACAGAGTAGAGATCCCCCTGGATGTGGATGCAGCAGGAAACCCACTGGATGTGGAGGTAGACAGAGTAGAGATCGCCCTGGATGTGGATGCAGCAGGAATCCCACTGGATGTGGAGGTAGAGAGAGTAGAGATCCCCCTGGATGTGGATGCAGCAGGAATCCCACTGGATGTGGAGATAGACAGAGTAGAGATCCCCCTGGATGTGGATGCAGCAGGAATCCCACTGGATGTGGATGCAGATGGAGCAGGGACCCTTCTGTACATGGACACAGATGGAGCAGGGGTCCCGGTGGATGCGGATGCAGATGGGGCAGGGATCCCACTGGACACGGATGCAGAGGGGGCAGGCAGCCCCCTGGGTGCGGATGGCACGGAGCATCCGTACCTGACCCTGGAAGAGCTCGGGGACTACTTCCAAGAGTGCATCGAAGCTGttgagcagctggagaaagagcGAGACGGCCTGATTGCGGAGCTGAGCCAGCTCCGGGAGCCGGCGCTGCAGGAGATCCGCCATGCCCACGAGGAGATCCAGGCGGCTTGCCGGCTGCTGGCCAAGgtggagctggagagggacaacCTGAAGGATGAGATCCGGCAGATCAAGCAGAAGCTGTTCAAGGTGACGAAGGAGTGCGTGGCCTGCCAGTACCAGCTGGAGAGCCGGCGGCACGACCTCTCCCAGCACGCTGCGTACCAGGGCGAGCTGGAGACCCAGGCCGGGCAGCTCTCCAGCGAACTGTCCCAGCTGAAGGAGACCtgtgagaaggagaaggaggctTTGAGGCAACAGCTGGAGATGCCGCCGTGTCGGCAGGATAACCTGTACCTGCAGGAGAGCCGCCGGCTCTCCATGGAGTTTGAAAGCTTTGTGGCCGAGAGCCGTCGGGGTCTGGAGGAGCACTACGAGCCTCagctgctgcggctgctggaGAGACGCGAGGCGGGGGCGAAGGCActgcaggagatgcaggggCAGATCCAGGGCATGCGGGAAGCCCTGCGGCCCTTGCAGGGCGAGGTCAGCCGTCTGCGGCTGCAGAACCGCAGCCTGGAGGAGCAGATCGTCCTCGTCAAGCAGAAGCGGGATGAAGAAGTTGGGCAGTACCGG GAGCAGGttgaggagctggaggacaggctgaaggagCTGAAGAACGGAGTCCAGCTCCAACAGCGCAAGAACCAAGAACTGGAGGAGCTGCGGACCAGTCTCCACCGGGAGCTCTCCATCTACAA GGGCTGCTTAGAAATCTACGGACACCTTTGCAAATCGGAAGAAAAAGCTGACCAGGACTGCTAG
- the SYNC gene encoding syncoilin isoform X1 — MDVHGYFKPGSGSAAASVAWARDLMAEPEPPPELQLDEAGASSAPQGAAVGAAPHPDFLRSPLDPAVGVMPTGDGADGEDALLELNEPGPQLDEDAARAKIPLDVDVAGITLDVDADRVEIPLDVDAAGNPLDVEVDRVEIALDVDAAGIPLDVEVERVEIPLDVDAAGIPLDVEIDRVEIPLDVDAAGIPLDVDADGAGTLLYMDTDGAGVPVDADADGAGIPLDTDAEGAGSPLGADGTEHPYLTLEELGDYFQECIEAVEQLEKERDGLIAELSQLREPALQEIRHAHEEIQAACRLLAKVELERDNLKDEIRQIKQKLFKVTKECVACQYQLESRRHDLSQHAAYQGELETQAGQLSSELSQLKETCEKEKEALRQQLEMPPCRQDNLYLQESRRLSMEFESFVAESRRGLEEHYEPQLLRLLERREAGAKALQEMQGQIQGMREALRPLQGEVSRLRLQNRSLEEQIVLVKQKRDEEVGQYREQVEELEDRLKELKNGVQLQQRKNQELEELRTSLHRELSIYKGCLEIYGHLCKSEEKADQDC; from the exons ATGGACGTGCACGGGTATTTTAAACCTGGTTCTGGCAGCGCAGCAGCGAGCGTGGCATGGGCAAG ggACCTGATGGCAGAGCCCGAGCCCCCTCCGGAGCTGCAGCTGGATGAAGCTGGAGCATCCTCAGCCCCGCAGGGAGCAGCTGTAGGTGCTGCTCCACACCCGGACTTTTTGCGCAGCCCATTAGACCCGGCGGTGGGGGTGATGCCCACTGGAGATGGGGCAGATGGTGAGGACGCTTTGTTGGAGCTAAATGAGCCGGGACCCCAGCTGGATGAGGATGCAGCCAGGGCCAAGATCCCGCTGGATGTGGATGTGGCAGGAATCACGCTGGACGTGGATGCAGACAGAGTAGAGATCCCCCTGGATGTGGATGCAGCAGGAAACCCACTGGATGTGGAGGTAGACAGAGTAGAGATCGCCCTGGATGTGGATGCAGCAGGAATCCCACTGGATGTGGAGGTAGAGAGAGTAGAGATCCCCCTGGATGTGGATGCAGCAGGAATCCCACTGGATGTGGAGATAGACAGAGTAGAGATCCCCCTGGATGTGGATGCAGCAGGAATCCCACTGGATGTGGATGCAGATGGAGCAGGGACCCTTCTGTACATGGACACAGATGGAGCAGGGGTCCCGGTGGATGCGGATGCAGATGGGGCAGGGATCCCACTGGACACGGATGCAGAGGGGGCAGGCAGCCCCCTGGGTGCGGATGGCACGGAGCATCCGTACCTGACCCTGGAAGAGCTCGGGGACTACTTCCAAGAGTGCATCGAAGCTGttgagcagctggagaaagagcGAGACGGCCTGATTGCGGAGCTGAGCCAGCTCCGGGAGCCGGCGCTGCAGGAGATCCGCCATGCCCACGAGGAGATCCAGGCGGCTTGCCGGCTGCTGGCCAAGgtggagctggagagggacaacCTGAAGGATGAGATCCGGCAGATCAAGCAGAAGCTGTTCAAGGTGACGAAGGAGTGCGTGGCCTGCCAGTACCAGCTGGAGAGCCGGCGGCACGACCTCTCCCAGCACGCTGCGTACCAGGGCGAGCTGGAGACCCAGGCCGGGCAGCTCTCCAGCGAACTGTCCCAGCTGAAGGAGACCtgtgagaaggagaaggaggctTTGAGGCAACAGCTGGAGATGCCGCCGTGTCGGCAGGATAACCTGTACCTGCAGGAGAGCCGCCGGCTCTCCATGGAGTTTGAAAGCTTTGTGGCCGAGAGCCGTCGGGGTCTGGAGGAGCACTACGAGCCTCagctgctgcggctgctggaGAGACGCGAGGCGGGGGCGAAGGCActgcaggagatgcaggggCAGATCCAGGGCATGCGGGAAGCCCTGCGGCCCTTGCAGGGCGAGGTCAGCCGTCTGCGGCTGCAGAACCGCAGCCTGGAGGAGCAGATCGTCCTCGTCAAGCAGAAGCGGGATGAAGAAGTTGGGCAGTACCGG GAGCAGGttgaggagctggaggacaggctgaaggagCTGAAGAACGGAGTCCAGCTCCAACAGCGCAAGAACCAAGAACTGGAGGAGCTGCGGACCAGTCTCCACCGGGAGCTCTCCATCTACAA GGGCTGCTTAGAAATCTACGGACACCTTTGCAAATCGGAAGAAAAAGCTGACCAGGACTGCTAG